The following are from one region of the Gammaproteobacteria bacterium genome:
- a CDS encoding conjugal transfer protein TraM, whose product MNTDKLDVIIERIASEHGIVLSQDDPVLMMHTLNEVLLEQNEKAHAELLSNYQAILEENFNRWCEYSTKKSNALINASMSNAQLTRDQFLESCIQLIDEKIKSGVGQEIYDLARISRQAAIINLMASSLLLISVVTIFLILL is encoded by the coding sequence ATGAATACCGACAAATTAGATGTGATCATTGAAAGAATAGCGTCTGAACACGGCATTGTTCTGTCGCAGGATGATCCGGTATTGATGATGCATACGCTCAATGAAGTATTGCTGGAACAAAATGAAAAAGCCCATGCTGAGCTATTAAGCAATTACCAGGCGATATTGGAAGAAAACTTTAATCGATGGTGTGAGTACTCTACCAAAAAATCAAATGCACTGATTAATGCATCCATGAGTAACGCACAATTGACACGAGACCAATTTCTGGAGAGCTGTATTCAGTTGATTGATGAAAAGATAAAAAGCGGGGTAGGTCAGGAAATTTATGATCTAGCCAGAATCTCCAGGCAAGCAGCCATCATTAATTTAATGGCATCAAGCTTACTTTTAATTTCGGTTGTAACCATATTTCTGATTTTGTTATAG
- a CDS encoding site-specific integrase: MSLCKRGKTWWISFTTPSGERVRCSAATEDKTQAQEFHDKLKAESWRVARLGDKPKRTWDEAAYKWLMETQHKASHKQDMKQVAWFQQFFRGQLLSELTREVIAEVGEIKCKETSPSTANRYLATIRAILRRAALDWEWIEKAPFIRLYKEPKRRIRWIAPEQVQILLNELPEHLVDLVKFSLSTGLRKRNVTDLEWSQVDLQRNVAWIHADQAKARKSIHISLNATAMEVLRKQVGKHPLRVFTYQGKPIIQVNTRAWRKALSRAGIEDFHWHDLRHTWASWLTQKGVPLNVIQEMGAWESTEMVKRYAHLAPEQFRKHAMVVDEILNDTILTQVEN, from the coding sequence ATGTCACTCTGTAAACGTGGTAAGACGTGGTGGATTAGTTTCACCACACCAAGCGGCGAGCGAGTTAGATGCTCTGCTGCAACTGAAGATAAAACCCAGGCGCAAGAATTCCACGATAAGCTGAAAGCGGAATCCTGGCGGGTTGCAAGACTGGGGGATAAGCCAAAGCGGACTTGGGATGAAGCGGCTTATAAATGGCTGATGGAGACACAACATAAGGCTTCCCATAAGCAGGACATGAAGCAAGTTGCGTGGTTTCAACAGTTTTTTAGGGGCCAATTACTTTCTGAATTAACTCGAGAAGTGATTGCTGAAGTAGGTGAAATAAAATGCAAAGAAACATCACCTTCGACGGCTAATCGTTATTTGGCAACTATCAGGGCCATTCTGCGAAGAGCGGCTTTAGATTGGGAATGGATTGAGAAAGCACCCTTTATCCGGCTATATAAGGAACCCAAGCGGCGGATTCGCTGGATAGCTCCTGAGCAAGTACAAATATTATTAAATGAATTACCAGAGCATTTGGTTGACTTGGTAAAGTTTTCACTTTCAACAGGATTGCGCAAACGCAATGTTACTGATTTGGAATGGTCGCAAGTTGATTTGCAGAGAAATGTTGCATGGATTCATGCAGATCAGGCCAAAGCAAGAAAAAGCATTCATATTTCACTGAATGCAACGGCTATGGAAGTCTTGAGAAAGCAGGTTGGCAAGCATCCGTTAAGAGTGTTTACTTACCAAGGAAAACCAATTATTCAGGTCAATACCAGGGCATGGCGAAAGGCATTAAGTAGAGCAGGTATAGAAGACTTCCATTGGCATGATTTGCGCCATACTTGGGCCAGCTGGTTAACTCAGAAGGGTGTGCCGCTAAACGTAATTCAAGAAATGGGGGCTTGGGAATCAACTGAGATGGTGAAACGTTATGCTCATTTGGCACCCGAACAATTCAGAAAACATGCAATGGTTGTAGATGAAATTCTGAATGACACAATTCTGACACAAGTGGAAAATTAG
- a CDS encoding ClpXP protease specificity-enhancing factor translates to MSMNSTKPYLIRSIYDWCIDSGFTPFISVKADPELDVPQELVKNGEIVFNISVKAVQGLNISNESIMFSARFNGIPRNLDIPLDAVKGVFAKEINQGIAFSAEDKEAQAKMANEQSSDSIQDSLIPQTKVSSKPNLRVIK, encoded by the coding sequence ATGAGCATGAATTCAACAAAACCTTACTTGATTCGTTCGATTTATGATTGGTGTATAGACAGTGGCTTTACGCCTTTTATATCAGTAAAAGCTGATCCGGAATTGGATGTACCTCAAGAATTAGTAAAAAATGGTGAAATAGTTTTTAATATTAGCGTTAAAGCAGTTCAAGGGCTAAATATCAGTAATGAATCTATCATGTTTAGTGCTCGCTTTAATGGAATACCGCGTAATCTTGATATCCCATTAGATGCTGTTAAAGGGGTATTTGCCAAAGAAATCAATCAAGGAATAGCATTTTCTGCTGAAGATAAAGAGGCACAAGCGAAAATGGCAAATGAACAATCAAGTGATTCAATTCAAGATTCATTGATTCCTCAAACAAAAGTTTCAAGCAAACCTAATCTTCGAGTCATTAAGTAA
- a CDS encoding glutathione S-transferase N-terminal domain-containing protein has translation MMTLYSTITCPYSHRCRIVLHEKDMDFQVIDVDPNNKSEDLAVMSPYGKAPVLVERDLVLYESNIINEYIDDRFPHPQLMPADPVMRARARLLLFRFEQELFCYIDAFDGTDQKAIDKARTAIAENLTMISPIFEKQKYMLGDEFSMLDVAIAPLLWRLEYYGIRLPKQAASLLKYSERLFSRPLFIDALSASEKVMRK, from the coding sequence ATGATGACATTATATTCAACAATTACGTGTCCATATAGTCATCGCTGCAGGATTGTTTTGCACGAGAAAGATATGGATTTTCAGGTAATAGATGTTGATCCCAATAACAAATCAGAAGACTTGGCGGTAATGAGTCCTTATGGTAAAGCGCCGGTACTTGTGGAACGCGATCTGGTATTGTACGAATCAAATATCATCAATGAATATATTGACGATCGCTTTCCACATCCGCAACTGATGCCTGCAGATCCGGTAATGCGTGCACGAGCGCGATTATTGCTATTTCGTTTTGAGCAGGAATTGTTTTGCTATATAGACGCATTCGATGGTACAGACCAAAAAGCGATTGATAAAGCACGAACAGCGATAGCTGAAAATTTGACGATGATATCGCCGATTTTCGAAAAACAGAAATATATGCTGGGTGATGAATTTTCCATGCTTGATGTTGCTATTGCACCATTACTCTGGCGCCTGGAGTATTATGGAATTCGCCTGCCTAAACAGGCGGCATCGCTATTAAAATACTCTGAGAGATTATTTAGCCGTCCATTATTCATTGACGCATTATCAGCTTCGGAAAAAGTAATGCGAAAATGA
- a CDS encoding cytochrome c1 — MKKITIALLILCMTPFSIFASESGMPLDRAPVDITDNASLKRGAETFVNYCLTCHGASYMRYNRHRDIGYTNEEILNKLIFTGQKVGDLMQSAMRKKEGEEWFGVVPPDLSVIARARGADWLYTYLRAFYRDDATHTGWNNLVFDRVAMPHVLYQLQGEQKLIVKTSDKGEQKSLALASPGQLSATEYDKFVGDLVNYLVYLGEPHANARKELGIEVMIFLLGMLALSYVLKKEYWKDIH, encoded by the coding sequence ATGAAGAAAATAACGATTGCTTTATTAATCTTGTGCATGACTCCGTTTAGCATTTTTGCCAGTGAGTCTGGTATGCCGTTAGATCGGGCTCCGGTTGATATAACTGACAATGCTTCGTTAAAACGTGGTGCGGAAACCTTTGTTAATTATTGCCTGACTTGTCATGGTGCGAGTTATATGCGCTACAACCGCCATCGTGACATTGGTTATACCAACGAAGAAATTCTTAACAAACTGATTTTTACCGGCCAGAAAGTCGGTGATCTGATGCAGTCAGCCATGCGCAAGAAAGAAGGTGAAGAGTGGTTCGGTGTCGTTCCACCGGACTTGTCCGTGATTGCACGTGCTCGCGGTGCCGATTGGTTATATACTTACCTGCGTGCATTTTATCGTGATGATGCTACCCATACTGGGTGGAATAATCTGGTTTTTGATCGCGTGGCAATGCCGCATGTTTTATACCAATTGCAAGGCGAACAAAAACTGATCGTTAAGACATCCGATAAGGGCGAACAAAAAAGCTTGGCTCTCGCAAGTCCCGGTCAATTGAGCGCGACTGAATACGATAAATTTGTTGGTGATCTGGTAAACTACCTAGTTTATTTAGGTGAACCGCATGCCAATGCACGAAAAGAGCTGGGAATCGAAGTGATGATTTTCCTATTGGGTATGTTGGCTTTATCCTACGTACTGAAGAAAGAGTATTGGAAAGATATTCATTAA
- a CDS encoding cytochrome bc complex cytochrome b subunit yields the protein MSNLFNSMIAWIDKRFPLTSNWKAHLSEYYAPKNFNFWYFFGSLALLVLVNQLLTGIFLTMNYKPDASQAFASVEYIMRDVDYGWLIRYMHSTGASMFFVVVYLHMFRGMMYGSYRKPRELLWLIGMVIFFVLMSLAFTGYILPWGQMSYWGAQVIVSMFGAIPSIGEILQQWLLGDFTLSDAALNRFFAYHVVTLPLVLLVLVFVHILALHETGSNNPDGIEIKENKNPETGIPVDGIPFHPYYTVKDIVGVVVFLIVFCGIIFFAPEMGGYFLEYNNFIPANTLQTPDHIAPVWYFTPYYSMLRAVTVNFLGVDAKLWGVILMAGSVVIFCFLPWLDRSPVKSIRYKGPYFKVALTLFVISFFVLGWLGTKSPTPLYTLLAQIFTVIYFAFFVLMPWYSKIDKTKPEPKRLKE from the coding sequence ATGAGTAATTTGTTTAATTCGATGATTGCTTGGATCGATAAACGTTTTCCACTGACCTCGAACTGGAAGGCGCATTTGTCGGAATATTATGCACCGAAGAACTTTAATTTCTGGTATTTCTTCGGTTCATTAGCTTTGCTGGTTTTGGTCAATCAGTTGCTGACAGGGATTTTTCTCACCATGAATTATAAGCCGGATGCCAGTCAGGCTTTTGCATCGGTTGAGTATATTATGCGTGATGTGGATTATGGCTGGCTAATCCGGTATATGCATTCTACTGGGGCATCGATGTTTTTTGTGGTGGTTTACCTCCATATGTTTCGCGGAATGATGTATGGCTCATATCGAAAACCGAGAGAGCTGCTATGGTTAATAGGGATGGTCATATTTTTTGTCCTGATGAGTTTGGCTTTTACCGGTTACATTTTGCCGTGGGGACAAATGTCTTACTGGGGAGCGCAAGTAATTGTCAGTATGTTCGGTGCGATACCGAGCATCGGAGAAATATTGCAGCAATGGCTATTGGGTGACTTTACACTTTCCGATGCTGCGCTTAATCGCTTCTTTGCCTATCATGTCGTGACATTGCCACTAGTACTGCTGGTGCTGGTTTTCGTTCATATTCTGGCTTTGCATGAAACCGGATCAAATAATCCGGATGGTATTGAGATAAAAGAAAATAAGAATCCTGAGACCGGTATTCCTGTCGACGGTATTCCATTTCATCCTTATTACACGGTTAAAGATATCGTTGGGGTTGTAGTGTTTCTGATTGTGTTCTGTGGAATTATCTTCTTTGCTCCTGAGATGGGAGGATACTTCCTTGAGTACAATAATTTTATACCTGCAAACACATTGCAAACGCCCGATCATATTGCACCCGTTTGGTATTTCACCCCTTACTATTCGATGTTAAGGGCTGTAACAGTTAATTTTCTTGGGGTTGATGCAAAATTGTGGGGTGTGATTTTGATGGCGGGCTCAGTAGTGATTTTTTGTTTCCTGCCATGGCTCGATCGGAGTCCTGTCAAGTCGATACGCTATAAAGGTCCTTATTTCAAAGTTGCATTGACGCTCTTTGTGATTAGCTTTTTTGTACTCGGTTGGCTGGGAACGAAATCTCCAACGCCTCTATATACATTATTGGCGCAGATCTTTACCGTCATTTATTTTGCATTCTTTGTTCTGATGCCGTGGTATAGCAAGATAGATAAAACAAAGCCTGAACCAAAAAGACTAAAAGAGTAG
- the petA gene encoding ubiquinol-cytochrome c reductase iron-sulfur subunit, translating to MADSFSINEEMSGRRKFLVAATSVAGGIAGAAIATPFLLSMMPSERAKAAGAPVEVDISKLEPGMLLMVEWRGKVVWILNRTPEMLESLTKVEDQLADPNSDKKQQPDYAKNRTRSIKPEFLVVEGVCTHLGCSPVFRKDVAPADLGPDWLGGFFCPCHGSKFDLAGRVYKHVPAPTNLVVPPHVYLSDSRLLIGSESEGAA from the coding sequence ATGGCGGATAGTTTCAGCATTAATGAAGAGATGAGCGGCAGGAGGAAATTCCTGGTTGCCGCGACCTCGGTAGCGGGTGGAATTGCTGGCGCTGCGATTGCAACGCCTTTTTTATTGAGTATGATGCCTAGTGAGCGGGCTAAAGCGGCTGGGGCACCGGTTGAAGTTGACATATCAAAACTTGAGCCGGGGATGCTGCTGATGGTTGAGTGGCGCGGTAAAGTCGTATGGATTTTAAATCGTACGCCGGAAATGTTGGAAAGCTTGACTAAAGTGGAAGACCAGCTTGCTGACCCGAATTCGGATAAGAAGCAGCAGCCGGATTACGCGAAAAATCGTACGCGCTCCATAAAACCGGAATTTCTGGTTGTCGAGGGGGTATGTACGCATTTGGGTTGCTCGCCCGTATTCAGGAAGGATGTTGCGCCAGCGGATCTTGGACCTGACTGGCTGGGGGGGTTTTTCTGTCCCTGTCACGGTTCTAAATTTGATTTGGCAGGACGCGTATATAAACATGTACCGGCTCCGACTAATCTGGTTGTTCCTCCTCATGTATATTTGAGCGACAGTCGGCTTTTAATTGGATCTGAAAGCGAAGGAGCTGCGTAA
- the secA gene encoding preprotein translocase subunit SecA, whose protein sequence is MLGNLLKKIFGSRNDRMIKQYSQTVRVINELEPVIAGLSDADLRAKTDEFKQRVQDGETLDSLLPEAFAVVRETGKRVLEMRHFDVQLIGGMVLHGGKIAEMRTGEGKTLMATLPAYLNALSGNGVHVVTVNDYLAKRDAEWMGRIYRFLGMSVGVIYSQMPHDDKQAAYAADITYGTNNEYGFDYLRDNMVTHANERAQRALNFAIVDEVDSILIDEARTPLIISGQAEGDTEIYVRINKLVPKLVRQEKEDDPGDYSVDEKSHQVTLSEAGFEHAEKLLESAGLLKSGSGLYDPAYINLIHHLNAGLRAHNLFFLDQHYVVQNGEVVIVDEFTGRLMAGRRWSDGLHQAVEAKEGVAIQKENQTLASITFQNYFRMYRKLSGMTGTADTEAAEFQQIYGLETIIIPTHRPMIREDRMDLVFRTFKEKNEAIVHEIKDCYERGQPVLVGTTSIENNELLSKLLNREKLPHQVLNAKQHAGEASIVAQAGRPKMITIATNMAGRGTDIVLGGNPEPEIEQIRHDEKLSDEAKEKRIAEVHEQWKQIHEEVLSKGGLHIVGTERHESRRVDNQLRGRSGRQGDPGSSRFFLSLEDPLLRIFASDRVANIMTRLKMPEGEAIEHPWVTRAIENAQRKVEARNFDMRKQLLEYDDVANDQRHVIYQQRNELLEAEQDISETITAIRENVLSDLFNLHIPPQSVEEQWDVPGLEKALAAEYQLHFSLHKWLEDDPGLHEESLCQRIIDLANDHYQAKVAQIGAEIMHHYERVVMLQILDSHWREHLAALDHLRQGIHLRGYAQKNPKQEYKREAFELFANMLEEVKREATKILLTVQIKSEQQVEAVTDTLRAPENIQLHHDAYQESLAEETEHVGMDDEKAQPFVRHNEKIGRNQPCPCGSGKKYKQCHGKIK, encoded by the coding sequence ATGCTAGGTAATCTACTTAAGAAAATTTTTGGCAGCCGCAACGACCGGATGATCAAACAGTACTCGCAGACTGTACGTGTTATCAATGAATTGGAGCCGGTTATTGCGGGATTGTCAGATGCCGATTTGCGCGCAAAAACCGATGAATTCAAACAGCGTGTGCAAGATGGTGAAACGCTCGATTCACTGTTGCCGGAAGCTTTTGCCGTCGTTCGTGAAACCGGTAAACGTGTATTGGAAATGCGTCATTTTGACGTGCAATTGATCGGCGGTATGGTATTGCATGGCGGCAAGATTGCCGAGATGCGCACGGGTGAAGGTAAAACGCTCATGGCGACTTTGCCGGCTTATTTGAATGCATTGTCGGGTAACGGTGTGCACGTGGTCACTGTGAACGATTACTTGGCGAAGCGGGATGCCGAGTGGATGGGTAGAATCTACCGGTTTCTCGGCATGAGCGTCGGTGTCATTTATTCGCAAATGCCGCATGATGATAAGCAGGCTGCTTATGCCGCCGATATCACCTACGGCACCAACAACGAATACGGCTTTGATTATTTGCGTGACAATATGGTGACGCATGCTAACGAGCGGGCGCAACGCGCGCTTAATTTCGCGATCGTGGACGAAGTGGACTCCATTTTGATCGATGAAGCTCGCACGCCCTTGATCATTTCCGGGCAGGCGGAAGGCGATACCGAAATCTACGTGCGCATCAATAAGCTGGTTCCGAAGCTCGTGCGGCAAGAGAAGGAAGACGATCCGGGCGATTACAGCGTGGACGAAAAATCCCATCAGGTTACGTTGAGTGAAGCCGGTTTCGAACATGCGGAAAAGTTACTGGAATCCGCCGGGTTGCTGAAATCGGGGTCAGGTCTTTACGATCCGGCCTATATCAATTTAATTCATCATCTGAATGCAGGCTTGCGTGCACATAATCTGTTTTTTCTCGATCAACATTATGTTGTGCAAAATGGTGAGGTGGTCATCGTCGATGAGTTCACCGGGCGGCTGATGGCCGGCCGCCGCTGGTCGGATGGCTTGCATCAGGCAGTGGAAGCGAAGGAGGGGGTTGCTATTCAGAAGGAGAACCAGACGCTCGCTTCCATCACCTTTCAGAATTATTTTCGCATGTATCGGAAGCTATCTGGCATGACAGGTACCGCTGATACCGAGGCGGCCGAGTTTCAGCAAATCTATGGTTTGGAGACAATCATCATTCCAACGCATAGACCGATGATTCGTGAAGATCGTATGGATCTGGTGTTCCGCACTTTTAAAGAAAAAAATGAAGCGATTGTTCATGAGATCAAGGACTGTTATGAGCGCGGTCAGCCGGTACTGGTTGGCACAACCTCTATTGAGAACAATGAATTGTTATCCAAATTGCTGAACCGGGAAAAGCTTCCGCATCAAGTTTTGAATGCCAAGCAGCATGCCGGTGAGGCCAGTATCGTTGCACAAGCTGGTCGGCCCAAAATGATCACGATCGCGACCAATATGGCGGGCCGCGGCACGGATATCGTGCTGGGAGGAAATCCGGAACCGGAGATAGAACAGATCCGGCATGATGAAAAATTAAGTGACGAAGCAAAAGAAAAACGTATCGCCGAAGTGCACGAACAATGGAAGCAAATACATGAAGAAGTATTGAGCAAAGGCGGTTTGCATATTGTCGGTACGGAGCGGCACGAATCCCGGCGTGTGGATAATCAGTTGCGCGGCCGTTCGGGCAGGCAGGGGGATCCAGGGTCCAGCCGTTTCTTCCTTTCCTTGGAAGATCCTCTGCTGCGTATATTCGCATCGGATCGTGTGGCCAATATCATGACGCGCCTTAAAATGCCGGAAGGGGAAGCGATTGAGCATCCGTGGGTGACTCGTGCCATTGAAAATGCGCAGCGCAAAGTGGAAGCGAGAAACTTTGACATGCGCAAACAGTTACTTGAATATGATGATGTTGCCAATGATCAGCGGCACGTCATTTATCAGCAGCGTAATGAGTTATTGGAAGCGGAACAGGATATTTCGGAAACCATAACCGCCATTCGTGAAAACGTTTTAAGTGATTTATTCAATCTACATATCCCGCCACAAAGTGTTGAAGAACAATGGGATGTACCCGGGCTGGAAAAAGCGCTTGCTGCAGAGTATCAGCTTCATTTTTCGCTGCACAAGTGGCTTGAGGATGACCCGGGGTTGCACGAGGAGAGCTTGTGTCAACGCATTATCGATCTTGCGAATGATCACTATCAGGCTAAAGTTGCACAGATCGGTGCAGAGATCATGCATCACTATGAACGGGTAGTGATGCTGCAGATTCTGGATTCGCACTGGCGTGAACATTTGGCGGCATTGGATCATTTGCGTCAAGGCATACATTTGCGCGGTTATGCGCAGAAGAACCCCAAGCAGGAATATAAGCGGGAGGCTTTTGAGCTTTTTGCAAATATGCTTGAAGAAGTCAAGCGAGAAGCCACCAAAATACTGTTAACGGTGCAAATAAAGAGCGAGCAGCAGGTAGAAGCGGTGACCGATACTTTGCGAGCGCCGGAGAATATACAGCTTCATCATGACGCATACCAGGAGTCATTGGCGGAAGAAACGGAGCATGTGGGTATGGATGATGAAAAAGCCCAGCCTTTTGTGCGTCACAACGAGAAAATAGGGCGTAATCAACCTTGTCCGTGCGGTTCCGGTAAAAAATATAAGCAGTGTCATGGAAAGATAAAATAA
- a CDS encoding M23 family metallopeptidase, with the protein MNIIFISSNSDRARKLTLTKARIVLLLSAFLCIILAAALCLNFISLRYADRLDAPALRAVLVNPQEERHQKIQTHLQDSLNIMASKLGQMQAQLLRLDALGERLAKSSGIQARDFSFNEAPGQGGARHDLSSEELSFSEFSHKLQELSNMLDERTDKLGALDSLLRHDRITKFVLPSEMPVETDWYSSGYGYRIDPFTGKRAFHEGVDFIAEVGAPIKAAAGGVVIYSDRHPEYGNMVEIDHGDDLVTRYAHASKRLVSLGEVVLQGQKIAEVGNTGRSTGPHLHFEIRHKDKPQNPSKFLKKPG; encoded by the coding sequence ATGAATATTATTTTTATTTCCAGTAATTCGGACCGGGCGCGCAAGCTAACATTAACCAAAGCACGCATTGTATTATTATTGAGTGCTTTTTTGTGCATCATTCTGGCGGCGGCATTGTGTTTGAATTTCATTTCGCTGCGCTATGCCGACCGGCTTGATGCTCCCGCTTTAAGAGCGGTGCTGGTTAATCCGCAAGAAGAGCGGCATCAAAAAATTCAAACGCATTTGCAAGACAGTCTCAACATTATGGCAAGTAAGTTAGGGCAGATGCAGGCGCAATTATTGCGTTTGGATGCGTTGGGCGAGCGTCTGGCGAAATCTTCCGGCATTCAAGCACGGGATTTTTCATTCAATGAAGCGCCGGGTCAGGGAGGGGCGCGTCATGACCTATCCTCCGAGGAGCTGTCATTTTCTGAATTCAGTCATAAGCTGCAGGAATTGTCGAATATGCTGGATGAAAGAACCGACAAGCTGGGGGCGCTGGATTCCCTGCTGCGCCATGACCGCATAACAAAGTTTGTGTTGCCTTCCGAAATGCCGGTTGAAACGGATTGGTATTCTTCCGGTTACGGCTACCGGATCGACCCGTTCACCGGGAAGAGAGCGTTTCATGAAGGTGTCGATTTTATTGCGGAGGTCGGTGCACCGATAAAGGCTGCGGCGGGCGGTGTGGTGATCTATTCTGATCGGCATCCCGAGTATGGTAATATGGTCGAGATTGATCATGGGGATGATTTGGTGACTCGGTATGCGCATGCGTCGAAGCGTCTGGTGAGTCTTGGAGAAGTTGTGCTGCAGGGGCAGAAAATAGCTGAAGTAGGCAATACCGGGCGCTCTACCGGACCGCATTTGCATTTCGAGATCCGGCACAAAGATAAACCGCAAAATCCATCCAAATTTTTGAAGAAGCCTGGCTAA
- a CDS encoding DUF721 domain-containing protein: MTPHKVDAYFDLLGKTPEYADLFKLAQKLREDQATFSRLIPAQLAQHCSLGRIKDSKLVILTENGAIAAKLKQISPSLLLKLQKLEWQVTAIQILVQADSASKNAKSPAKHECTGKKIKLSQTGKACLNQLAATLADSELKNTIQSLVKKNQGD; encoded by the coding sequence ATGACTCCTCATAAAGTTGATGCTTATTTTGATTTGCTTGGCAAAACCCCTGAATATGCAGATCTGTTCAAATTGGCGCAAAAATTGCGTGAAGACCAAGCAACATTCTCTAGACTTATTCCAGCTCAGCTGGCACAACACTGCAGCCTGGGCCGGATTAAGGATAGCAAACTGGTTATATTGACTGAGAATGGCGCCATTGCTGCAAAGCTTAAGCAAATCTCGCCTTCATTGTTGCTCAAGCTGCAAAAACTAGAGTGGCAAGTTACTGCAATTCAAATTTTGGTGCAAGCGGATTCCGCTTCGAAAAACGCGAAATCGCCAGCAAAACACGAATGCACCGGAAAAAAAATAAAACTGAGCCAAACCGGAAAAGCCTGTTTGAATCAATTAGCCGCAACCTTGGCCGATTCTGAATTGAAAAACACAATACAGTCGTTGGTAAAAAAAAATCAAGGTGATTGA